The DNA window gagtagaaacaaggagatggtcaTGATGTTGTGGCTGGTTAGTGTATGCACTCATTTGtagtaaacaaacagaaaaatatttgagttaaaattccatttatttaaaTGGGAACATGGCTTTAAAAGATTCCATCCAGCAACAAATATCAAAACTTGAATATTTTGTAGCTTAAAtacatactatatatatatatatatatataaaggtacATTAAAAATGGACATAATGTACATTGTAAATTGTTACAGGCTTTATTATAACTAAAGCCAGTTTATTTTTTAGGTATATTAATACACAACCTGACACAAATCTGTGGTTTTGCACTTTTAacaatgcactgaaaaaaacaaaacaaaacactttctTAGCAAGTAAAAccataaatcataaaataataaatctaataaCAAAACATCTTTCTCATTTAGCGATTGCTGTAGGCTTATTTAGCTTGTTTTAAGTTtgcatgtttattatttttatgataacttaaaacaatttaaaaatgaaaaatattaggTATTTGGTGTAGATTTAAAATGGTTTCACATACCAAGATATTACTTTTGAGGCAAGGTAAACAAATCTGTGTAAATGTGCAACATTAGGAACAATTACAACAGCAGATGGCTTTTTTATGTCTTATGGACATTGTTAATTCCAGCAATGGAGCTTAACTGAATAAAACTATTcagttcatttaaattattgAATACATATATGTATACAGGTAAacttattaatgacttttaatgcattaacaacatttaataatcattaataaacagattttaaattatggataaacctttataagtgtattcttattctaaagtggcaCCAAtctattaatcattttatagtatgtccatggaaaaaaaaaaatcaccagaCAAGATGTTATCAAATTCTGTGCGAAATTCTGGATAGGAGCTATATGTTGAAGGAACTTCGAGTACAGCTCCACAAGTATGAGCTACAGGCCTTCGGCTCAAACCAGATACAGCATTGAAACTTACATTTGTCTTCTCTGTGGAAATTACAGATGAACCAGTGCAAAAGCGTAAGAACATCTCTAGTTTACGCTGATCAACATTTCTAATGTAGCGCTGCAAGTAACTGAATGTTGTTTGCTCCATTTGAGATagaaacacagaggatgtgTGTAACATTTCACAAACCTTTTTGCTTGTTGGCCATTTGCATGCATACAGATGCATCACACTTTGTCTGACAGATTCAGCGGTGCACTGGTAAGACTATGAGAGAAACAGTCCATTATAAATGTTGGCTCTTGAAGAATGGCTTTATGTGCCATTGGTTCAATGGCAATGCGTGTGTTTTCTTTGCAAGGAAGGCTGTGTGACCCCATCCTTGAGAAAAGGTCAAGCAAGTCTTCCTTGTCATCATCTCCAATTCTGCCTTTAAGTGCCTTTTCAACAACTGATAGCTCACTAGCAGACAAATAGTTGAAGAAAGAAGACATAAGGACATGTTCATCCACTGCATCAATTCCAAGTATGCAAGCTAAAATGAAAGCCTTTGATAGTCTCACTGGAATTATACCATGATCAATGTAACCCTTTGCCCAGATTCTTCCAAGTGCTTGCCACTGTGCTTCAGAGAAATCAGGCCTCAACCTTGGCACTCGCTCTTCTTCACCCTCACACTGTAAAACTCCGTTGTCATCCAGGGCCCACTCATTTTTTAACTCCATCTTTAGACCAACTTTCATTATTTTGCTGTCCATGAATATGTCTAAAAGGTCATCCACAACTTTAACCCGACGTATTACAGCATACCGTTTCTCAACCACTGATTCTGCAGGTGCAGAAGACTCCTCTTGTGTGCAAGAAATTTCTCTGTTTTGCTGTATAGAAAGATAAGGAAAATCATAAAAGAAAACTGTAGTGAGACAGCATTACTAATGCCCAAATTATGTATGTAATGATTCCTACACATACAAGGCACTAATTCTCACCCTGATTCTTCTGGCCAATTCTTTcaacttttattatgttttttacaaTGTATATAGGACCAAAAATGACATACATATAAAATAAGCAATACATATATAATCAAACACATATATGTATGTACCTTTacagcgcctttctagacacccaaggacgctttacaatccacactgctcagaacactcaatccacacacactggtgagaagcggcagcgtactctcgaccaggaacgaccgtccacctggaggactgcatcgggcactagggtttaacccaggatagagcaccaatccatatctgggctcacacatacagacactcattcacacaccatccatccatccatcatctgtaaccgcttgtccaatttagggtcgtggggggtccagagcctacctggaatcatcgggcgcaaggcgggaatacaccctggaggggacgccagtccttcacagggcaacacagacacacacacattcacggacactttcaagtcgccaatccacctaccaacgtgtgtttttggactgtgggaggaaaccggagcacccggaggaaacccacgcggacacgggaaaaacatggaaactccacccagatgggacttgaacccaagatcccagcgctgggaggcgaacatgctcaccactaagccaccgtgccgcccgtatatatatataaataaataaaagcataacTATATAAATTAATGCACAACTAATATCTTgaaaatatttctatatttacatTAGTTAGCTTCAATCTGAGCTATATCTGTAttcatattaatttattcatacatttatttctgtatttccacATTCAACATTTGTTTACTTCACTTTTTCTGCATATGTGTCTTCCTGTATTTCTGTCTGTATGAGGGCGGTCCTAAACTTACTCTAAAACATACTAGCACATGGCTCAGTGGCTCTTCTGTCCTGACAGTATTACTGACAGATTGGGAACACAACAGAGACATGCTGATCATACAGTGACTGATGATACATACAGACAtaccgctagatggcgaaatacgaacacaacttccacaccgtggaaaaactacacctTTAGCTTCCTTcagcggatattatctctttattttcaaagtgtctcaaaaatctgaaagtctcactaaagacacaatataacagactattgatgtcctgaagatgaagacattTTAGTGTGGagatttttttgtaatggccctgtgaacagagcatgGGATATGACAGAAtctgtggaaacatgaactgtgggggATACACGCGTGTGAAAAttaggacaccccatgaaacctttgtctttttgaacatatttaaacatatggacatttgaccttcatttgaacagcactaagaaatggagcttaaacaaataaaactgaagaaattacttataaactttggttgtacaatgtaattggcgtttggcagagaggattttcATGGGTGCagcccacacactcagctctactgctcctcccacaaatgcatgttccttacaaatgtggcaccattgaaaAGAGAAATGTACAGACCTttcaacggtataagatttattgccaagaaacaCTGTTAcaagaaataaataatctacaatcacaaatttctatataaatatttataatattagaaataaccagacattgtgaatacacacacagacattcagtgtttaaagaaactttatgaattaaactctgcactttgggatattatatctgtactacaccttctgtaaaatcaatttcagattcttgataatctgacaattcaaaaataaaaatgccataggacatataccccaaagttcatgtttccacatgttCATCATGTCActtgctatgttcacagggccatgacaaaaattccacaaagacatttcttcatattcaggatattattagtctgttatattgtgtcttcaatgggtctttcagatttttgggacactttgaaaataaagagataatgccCAATGAATTTAACCATTTGTATCGATCCAAACatcgataatatcgataccaacgctggtattgatcaatactcgtgtaAAAAGATCGACACTcaagctttttttctctcccgctGCTGCGCACGCGGAGTCATTAAagtgtactctctctctctctgggtgtgacTCGTAGCGTAGAGCAGCGCAGAAAAAAGTCACAGATGCAGTAAATACTCATTCTACCTGATCTGATCATGTTCTCATCCATATCACAGCTTCCTTGTTTAGAAATACACAGTTCTAGGGATGTTTACAAAACAATAACTTTATTGGttgttttgaaattattttaaaacgtTATTTATGGGTCATGATTTATTGATGTTCACTAATGAAGTGATTAAGTTTAACTTAATCCCGCTGATGCAGCtgagatcactaataaaactggagAAAGATCACTATTAAATAATTGTGTGTTGTTATGGTAATGTTTTTctcatattttaaatgcatacctttatttatttaacactttGATCCACGtgaaaatgtattgaaagtACTTTGCTAAACATGGATAGTTAAGATAAGGACAGTTATCTGTCCTCATTCCATCGATGGCCTCGTTTTTCAGAGGATATTGAGTTGTGCACGGCCTGTAATCACTTTTTGGAGCGATTATTAATTCTGGAGATCCTTTCGTAAGACCAACATCATATTTGCCTTTGGACCACAGCCAAGGTTCAGTTGCCAATCAGTGATTGTTGAACAAGTTAAAATCAAATTTGACATGTCTttccattgtttattttttccctttgctaAGGAAATGTGAGGTACCTCCCCTCGAAACCACTGACTCTGATGTGAGGTTAAATTTACTGCACAGTTCGCCCATTGCTCTCCATCAAATAGAGTGATTACAGAGACTAACTCACTGTCTCTACCTTgggacacacacatttgttccaTATCAACAGGCCAGGTGTCCACACTAATGCACTGACATTATCATTAAAAAGGGTAACCATAGGTTTGATTTTTCTAACTGCCATCCCTTCTAAACGCGTGTAGGATtggatgaaataaaatgaaataaaataatataataaaataaaatgagagattaatagatttatatggttattttaatcattatacAATTAATGACTGAATTTTTCATCCAAATAAGCCTAGTAAAGTGTGAAGAATAAATATCTGTACTTTTCTAGGTTGTTTTGATATCATTTGGTTCCATAacgtttaatatttatttggttattgaattcattaaaaataaacaaaaaacaaataaataaataataacaatttttCACCAAAATTAACCTTAGTGTGTAAGCAATAAAAGTGTGTACATTTGCAAGTTGATGTGACATCATTAGGTACAATAAGGAAAGAGATTAATATTTGGACATTAACAttaaacactacacatttattcTAATTGTGCGACGGTCCCTAACGCTGGAGCTGGGCGCAGGGGCAAAAACAGCGATGATCGGCTGCGTTTCTGCTTTAATCTCAGCAAGTACAGTTTAGTAAATAAAGGTTATGGATGTCGTtttttggttttctttgttACATTAGGAATCTGCAACTGTACCGATGAATATACGTTTGATAATTGGCGAAAAAAAGCGGAATTACGAATGTCGAATATGAACCCAACTTTACCGCAGTGACTGTTTAACACACAGAATGCACTCAGAGGTCTttcaacaacaaataacaccgtTAAAACACCTTTAAACCTTAGTGTCTAACTGCGCACCCCCTGACTCCATTTTGTTTTGCTCCCCATATGTAAAAGTCCTAGGCTCAGAGCGAATATCACACTTTGTACTGATTTTATCCAGGTTACTGCATATAAATAAAGTCTTTCGTGCACAGAAAGCACTCAGAGGAACACGGCCTGGTTTGTGTACGTTATCGACAGCGAGAAGTCAGTCGTGTTTTAATCGGGTGTGACGTCAGCTGCCCGGGGGTCCTTGGGAAGGGGAATTAGGACGGGGATGTACAGTTAGGGTCCACACTGGCTTAACTGCAGTCTACACGACGAGCCGTCTCTTGCGATTTGTAAAATTAGCTCTCGATACGAGCTTAAAAACATGCCGGCACTGGAGGCTTCCTTCTGCACCTGCAGACCCCCACtgcaaaactgtccacagacgcgaaaatccttttaaaaacactgcgCCTTCTACGTTTGTTACTTCCGTGGTTAAACATGTCGAggcaaaacagtgaaaaaaacaaaacaaaattaaactcgttttctaaaatgtttaatatcTGAGTTCAAGATTATTGTaaattttgagttttttttattttactgaggTTCAGTCTCCGGTTAGTTTTGCTGGGCGCAGGGGAAAACGTTGTTTACTAGTTTCCAGATCTCGATCGACCAATCAGACGATGAGTTGCGTGCAACCAATCAGAAGTCGTCCTGCGTCCACTTATCAGAAAATAGCTCGCTCTGTCTGCCGGCGCGCGGCCGAGCCGTGATGTCACAATGACCCTGGTTCCTGAACTTTCCTGAACGTTACTGAACCTTCTAGAGGTGAGGAAAAGGAGGAATGTGATTGGCTGCTGGTGGGGAACGGAATGCTATAAAAGCACCCCGCGACACGGCTCACTCAGAATCACAAAAGTCGACGATGGAGAAAGGTTGGCTATTGTTGTCTCGCAGTGAGCGTGTTATGGAGATCAGCATCCCCTCCAAGAAGACCGTGGAGGAGGTGCTGCTCAACATCTTTAACCCCTTCACGTTAAGGGGTGCCTTGGCTTTGGCCACCACCGGAGCTCTGATATATGGTATCAGACGCGGTGGCTTTTCCTGGATCTGGGGAAGAGTAAGTTCAGTGATTTATTGGAGAATTACAGGGTTAACTAGCTCTACTCTGCTTTAGAGAGTGAAATAACCGTTTGAAAGAGCTGCAGTCGGTTTAATGTGATCGTGTTACTTTAAATAGAACGGCCACGAATGTACAAGGAACTGTTTACATCAtatattcattccttcatcaCACCTCGGTAAAATTAATAATGGGGCTTTAGTGTCAGTAAAGAGGCCTACTAGTCCTTCGGGAAAATAAGGGcttttaaatgaagaaaaagctTCTGTTTTAGGGataaaattaaactttaaactGTTTCCTCTTTTAATAAAAGTGTTATTGTGCAGTTAAATAAAGAATGTATATggaatataataacaatatttatgttaatttttaaatgtaataggaTATAAATAACATTGTTATTAAATTGTACTGAGAATTattacatttactgtatttgGTTTTAATGTTTCATCATATGAATTTAATTGTAtatgttgttttttatgtattattattattattattattattattaattattactgcgaccctgaactggataatgggttaaagacaatgaatgaatgagtgttattaattactattattattaactgaCCCTAATTGGTCCTTTTAATGAACCATTTTCACTAAACTCCTCTTTTTTCCTTCTGAATTTGTAGAAATCACAAAACAATCAGGATGCTTCCCTGAACATGGGGGTAGATGGCTATATCTGTGTTGGCCTGCTGGACAATGAGGCAAACCAGCACAGTTCAGACCACACCCCTCTGAACACCGAGAGTGCCTCAGTAGCTGCATCAACCTCTGGATCCAATGAGGTTGATGACAGCAACGTCAGCTCTGAGCAGCCTGGTACCAGTCTGCGTCCCGCCAGGAGGACTTCGAACTGGTACGATCTATCAAAAAGAGGCTGCACGACAAAGCCCCTCACAGCCTACGCTCTCGCTACAGGGGTGTACAAACGACAGCTGGAGGCACGGAAATATAGGCCACAAGTAGAGTGTCGTATCGTGGTCATTCATGACCCGGAGTACGAGGAGATGGTGCGGAGGTTTGACGAAACCACATTCATAGGTCGAACCTAtcgtgcgagaggtccgaagaTCTTAGAGGCACGGACCTTTATCTTCTTGGATGAAGAGCCTGAGAGCAGCGTCAAGGAGGAGATGCCTTCAACCAGTCGGCAGCAGGACGTTGAAGGCAGTGTCTCAGGTGCTGAAGAGAGCGTGTCATCGGCAGGAGTAGTGGTGGCTCAAGTTCTTGACCACCCTGAGAGCACCAGCACAGAGCGGTGTGCTCCAACTCCTGCCACAAACAGCAGACGGTGGAAGATTGGCTCCCGTCTGAGGAAGGCATTGAGAGCCTTCAGTTGCTGCTCTGCCTCCAGAGACAGCAACAGTGAACCTGAACCAGCGGTTCAGGACGAGCCCAATCAGAACCAGGGCTCCAGGACGCCTCGAAGATCTGGAGGGTTCCTGAGGAGGCTGTTCCACAAACGGAGATGAGCAGAGTCCACAGAAGTGTTGGTAAGTTCTGTCAGCTTCTGTTTATAAGCAGAAAAATGAAGGAGGAACATTGCGTAACTGGCGCTGAAAAAAACCTGGTTTGGGAATCCAGAAACACAgtggactgactgagtgagtgaatttttCCACAGATGAGCGACTGTGATGCCTCGATGATGAACTTCACATCTCTCATTTGATCAGGATGTGGGTAAGATtataaaaacagctttcctacatctttgTGGGGAACATCGTTGAGGTAAAAAATTACTTCCAATCTgctgcactattattatgcccccaGACTATTATCATTATTGTACACTTAGTTGGTGGTCATTTAAAATCCGATctgtagtttgatcagaggaggatggatcccctttgtgagtcttggttcctcccaaggtttcttcctccaggctcgagggagtttttccttgccactgtcgccttcggcttgctcacattgggctttgatttaaatgttgtgtTGTGACACTAACTATGTGAAGCTGATTTGTGACAACTTAAGTTGTAAAAGGGgctatataaacaaatttgatAATCCTCTGCATGAAGCACAGTCGCACAGTGGAGTTCTCCGTgtggatttatatatatttttatatccaaattatatatttttatatccagattatatatttttatatccagaatatatatttttatatacaaattatatatttttatatccagattatatatttctatatacaaattatatatttttatatacatatatatatatttttatatgttttataataaaaggTTTTTCTAAAAAAATCAATGTTTGTCTGGTTTTGTACAACTTTGTTTTCTGGATTTTCACTGCTTTACTTTAAACATCTctgcacaaaatatttttagaaatgaTAAAATGGTTAAAGTGGCAGATATTCATCTGAAGTGCTCACTGTAGCACAGTTTAAATTgtattatgttatttttatgaGGGTGTGTACTGAAGCCCACTGACATCTGTTTTCAGGTGTCTTTAATAAATGATTTTTCTAAGGAGTATCTGTTTATAAAATGCCAGATGAACCTCTCATTTCAAAATGTATGCATTAGTTCATGTAAATATTAGAATATAAGGTAAATAATGGTATTTTATGAATTGTGTCAAAAGTCTGACATGGGCTTTAATGGAGTGTACTAGGCTTAAATGGCCCCTTAGAGATTAATGGTGAAAAAAGACTATCCCTtcctaaataaaatatatatttatgaaatcaTTAAAGCTTAAATATATGGTCTAACCATTATATCATTTTGCCcacatacagaaatataatatattccCATTTTGTTGTGTCCACATTAAAAGAAAGCCCATTTTTAAAGATACTCATCTGTTCAGAACTTACAATGATCTGTAAACTAAAGTACAACAAATCAGAAAACCTTCCGTGTACAAACTTGACCAGTTTAAATATTTAGCAGTGTATGTCTAAAGAAGATGGTGTTCAACTTCAGATTAGCTTTGTGTACTACCTCAAACTACTCTTTCCACTTGAAAGAAAATGTCCTAAATCACTTAGTTCAGAAAAATCAAAATATATCTCTGGCTGAAAATAGCAAAAGAACGTGATGACAGGTACATTCCAAGAAACACACTTGAGCAACCGTTACAGTGGAATTTGTAGAAAATAATCAGTAAATTTGCTAAACACCAAGAATTTGTGAAGGTATAACTTTGAAGAGGTATTTGTGGGAGAGGAAATTTTCTACAACCAAAAGTTCCACTGTCACATGTGCTCATGAGTTTTGCTCTAAATATACCTCAGTATGAATGGCACATGGGGTTAATGGGTTCATTTTCAAGAGCATATATATAATACGAACAGAGTCCACAGGTCATAGTCTACCAGAAGCAGTGCAATGCCTGAAAACAGCAGCGCACCAGCACGAAGACACAGCACTTAGGACACACTCCCTCGGTCGACACCAACCACAGTCCCATCCGACAGAAGTGGAGAAGACTGCCAAACTGCGGCCATGGATGGGAGGTTGCAAAAAGCTAAAAACTCCTGGATCCTATGGAGAAAtagacccatgcagacacatggccAAAACTGACCAATGCTGCTGTAGAGAGAGGGCAAGACCGCCCACTCAGTTatcatacaaacacaaacatttcataaataagtcattaaaatatacaaacaacAAATGTATTCACCATTTTGGGTGTAGAAATTTATTTCatgtcacacacactgtgcactacaacTTTTTTTGTAGCTCCCATTGTTCAAACAGTTACTTTGTTCAACTTTGTTCAAgccacggtggtgcagcaggtagcgtgtcagtcacacagctccagggacctggaggttgtgggttcgagtcccgc is part of the Hoplias malabaricus isolate fHopMal1 chromosome 4, fHopMal1.hap1, whole genome shotgun sequence genome and encodes:
- the LOC136695376 gene encoding uncharacterized protein; translated protein: MEKGWLLLSRSERVMEISIPSKKTVEEVLLNIFNPFTLRGALALATTGALIYGIRRGGFSWIWGRKSQNNQDASLNMGVDGYICVGLLDNEANQHSSDHTPLNTESASVAASTSGSNEVDDSNVSSEQPGTSLRPARRTSNWYDLSKRGCTTKPLTAYALATGVYKRQLEARKYRPQVECRIVVIHDPEYEEMVRRFDETTFIGRTYRARGPKILEARTFIFLDEEPESSVKEEMPSTSRQQDVEGSVSGAEESVSSAGVVVAQVLDHPESTSTERCAPTPATNSRRWKIGSRLRKALRAFSCCSASRDSNSEPEPAVQDEPNQNQGSRTPRRSGGFLRRLFHKRR